Proteins from a genomic interval of Trifolium pratense cultivar HEN17-A07 linkage group LG6, ARS_RC_1.1, whole genome shotgun sequence:
- the LOC123891534 gene encoding putative glutaredoxin-C14, with amino-acid sequence MFNQERLMHYQVEPSWNYFMRLKTMEEDQMERIMRLVSQSAVVIFSISSCCMCHAMKSLFCGMGVNAMVHEVDEDPKGKEMERALMRLLGNSTSLPVVFIGGKLVGSMDRVLAFHINGSLVPLLKDAGALWL; translated from the coding sequence ATGTTCAATCAAGAGAGGCTGATGCATTACCAAGTGGAACCATCATGGAACTACTTCATGAGGTTAAAAACAATGGAAGAAGATCAAATGGAGAGAATAATGAGACTAGTTTCACAGAGTGCTGTTGTGATATTTAGCATAAGTAGCTGTTGTATGTGTCATGCAATGAAGAGTTTGTTCTGTGGAATGGGAGTGAATGCAATGGTTCATGAAGTTGATGAAGATCCTAAAGGGAAAGAAATGGAGAGAGCATTGATGAGGTTACTTGGAAATTCAACATCACTTCCTGTTGTTTTCATTGGTGGTAAATTAGTTGGTTCTATGGATAGAGTTTTGGCTTTTCATATTAATGGCTCTCTTGTTCCTCTCCTCAAAGATGCTGGTGCTTTGTGGCTTTAG
- the LOC123891532 gene encoding uncharacterized protein LOC123891532: protein MESKNETSSVILKLMGIDKVPSQHHPVRNRPKVLSEDYLQKVASIGLRKKRSSHQRHSFGMRTSEKESNDVSKVVKAINRDKNHNPSKVEGMPQKTNNESQIVVHREAGLYEILRPSKSHLDPKEVTFNSRIVVSKVNRGKEGNGEFKRNIRCKVGFGYSFARKVPTTKPFSDNCGTVTKDDLFQKYWGLSKNASENVTNQNSKNRNINQKASSEKLPSFSSYSDSNDSNDTENCTDLHKLKKRCYRNDLIEKEHTLSQLSSSDIQILQQTCLMNEDVKNDKHEDSSMSNNVARSLDSSINILVSESKIKVVCCYNNNPTMVQSESTVSVIMCGDSDSSSYASKQQETPEIRENSVYSLCTEADTDSLGTFQGAYETSPILVLDSTFDEDISVISECGGADVYDSSEVDDEGLDLNVSSDEDCEQEPVLDFDEKKDIVGFSRTEESRDFSYVVEVLTEAGISNTSLFKDFSTWHSAECPISPSVFETLEKKFGEQQFWKRSERRLLFDRINFGLLDILHPSLFIPLSEKPVSRRMNVEPSQNMIEDELWGLLVSQEKKAGKESVDNMLGGEIRWIELSGDVEDIVREIVKLLIKELVDDMVS, encoded by the exons ATGGAGTCCAAAAATGAAACATCGAGcgtaattttaaaattgatgggaATTGATAAAGTTCCTTCCCAACATCATCCTGTTAGAAATAGACCGAAAGTGTTATCCGAGGATTACCTGCAGAAAGTTGCTTCTATTGGTCTTAGAAAGAAGCGTTCGTCTCATCAGCGTCACTCTTTTGGAATGAGAACCAGTGAAAAGGAATCCAATGATGTTTCGAAAGTAGTTAAAGCAATAAATAGAGACAAGAACCATAACCCGTCAAAGGTGGAAGGTATGCCACAGAAAACAAATAACGAGTCACAAATTGTTGTGCATCGAGAAGCAGGATTGTATGAAATATTGAGGCCTTCAAAATCTCACTTGGATCCCAAGGAGGTAACTTTCAACTCAAGAATTGTAGTTTCGAAAGTGAATCGTGGAAAGGAAGGAAATGGTGAGTTTAAAAGGAACATTAGATGTAAGGTTGGTTTCGGTTATAGCTTTGCCAGAAAAGTGCCAACAACAAAACCTTTCTCTGATAATTGTGGAACTGTGACTAAGGATGACTTGTTTCAGAAATATTGGGGTTTGAGTAAGAATGCATCTGAAAATGTGACAAACCAAAATTCAAAGAATCGAAATATCAATCAGAAGGCTAGCAGTGAGAAATTGCCATCTTTTTCCTCATATTCCGATAGTAATGATAGTAACGATACCGAGAATTGTACTGACCTGCATAAATTGAAGAAGAGATGTTACAGGAATGATTTGATTGAAAAGGAACATACGCTTTCTCAATTGTCAAGCTCTGACATTCAGATCTTGCAGCAGACATGCTTAATGAATGAAGACGTGAAGAACGATAAGCATGAAGACAGTAGCATGTCTAATAATGTTGCCAGGTCTCTTGATTCATCAATTAATATCTTGGTGTCTGAATCGAAGATTAAGGTTGTTTGTTGCTACAATAATAATCCAACAATGGTGCAATCTGAATCAACGGTATCTGTAATAATGTGCGGGGACAGTGATTCTTCAAGCTATGCTTCAAAGCAACAG GAGACGCCGGAAATTCGAGAAAATTCTGTTTATTCACTTTGCACCGAGGCTGACACAGATTCACTTGGGACCTTTCAGGGGGCATATGAAACAagtccaattttagttttggaTTCCACATTTGACGAAGACATTTCAGTAATCTCCGAATGCGGTGGTGCTGATGTATATG ATTCCTCGGAAGTGGATGACGAAGGACTTGATTTGAATGTTTCAAGTGATGAAGATTGTGAGCAAGAACCAGTACTTGATTTTGACGAGAAGAAAGATATAGTAGGGTTTTCTAGAACAGAAGAAAGTAGGGACTTCTCGTATGTTGTCGAGGTCTTAACCGAGGCAGGTATATCTAACACGAGCTTGTTCAAAGATTTTTCCACATGGCATTCTGCAGAATGTCCTATTAGCCCCTCTGTCTTCGAAACCCTAGAAAAGAAATTCGGCGAGCAGCAATTTTGGAAAAGATCCGAAAGACGGCTTCTCTTTGATCGTATTAATTTTGGGCTGTTAGATATTCTCCATCCTTCTTTATTTATTCCATTGTCGGAAAAGCCTGTGTCGAGAAGAATGAATGTTGAACCAAGCCAGAACATGATTGAGGATGAGCTGTGGGGGTTGCTTGTTTCACAAGAAAAGAAAGCCGGTAAGGAGTCAGTGGACAATATGCTTGGAGGGGAAATTAGGTGGATAGAGCTAAGTGGAGATGTTGAAGATATCGTTAGAGAGATAGTTAAGTTGTTAATAAAGGAGCTCGTAGATGATATGGTTAGTTAG